The sequence below is a genomic window from Longimicrobium sp..
CGCGTGCTTCCCGCAGCTGTTCGTCCGTCAGCGACGCCAGCACGTTGCCCGTGTGCTCGGCGTTCACGCTGCCCTCCGATCAGCACACGGGAAGAGCGCGGCGGGGCGGGGGGCACGCACGCGGACGCGCAGCCCAGCGGGCATCGGCTCCACCGCGTCCGGCATGTCCTCGGGACGGAGCCGCAGGGCCAGCAGCCCGCCCTTGCTCCGCTCGTTCTCCACCTGGAACCCCGCCTCGATGAAGCACAGGCCGGGTGTCGCGCGCGGCTTTACCTGCGACTCGTCAACGAACGTCACCATCCCCAGCTCGGGGACGTCGGGCCAGCGCCAGCGCGTCGCGGCCACGGCTTCGCGGATCAGCGCCGACGACAGCCCCGCACCCTCATTTCGGAAGCAGCTGCACATCCACGCGCCCGCCCATGCGTGCTTCACGAACCGGCCGAACGGCCAGGACGTGACCCACAGCGCACGGCGGTTCCGGCCCTTTCCCCGCTTCTCCGAGGTCAGGACGAGGCACCGGCCCGGCGGCACGAACTGCGGCGCGCCGATCTTCTGCCGGGTGTAGTGCCGGTCCGCGAGGTCGCGCCCCACCGGGTCGGCGCGCCAAGACAGCTGCCACCTCATGCGGTCCTCGCTTCACGCGCGAGGCGCTTCCGCTCGTTGTTCGCGGAACGGCGGCGCGGCCCGTGGTTCTCGTGGAACCGGCGGCCCGTGGCGCGGTCGGCCCTCCGCCTGCACGTGGCGCAGCGGATCGCCAGACCACGCTTCCCGTCCACGGGGGCAGGGCAGTCCATGCAGACGCCAGTCTCTCGGGCCGTAGCCCGGCGCAGATGGCCGTTCATGCCGCCTCCGTCGCGTCAGCCACGCCCGCGATCTGCTTCGCCACACGCAGCGCCTCAGCCGAACGGTGGCGCTGCCACGCGCCCGCACTCGGAGCCCACCTGAACCCGTGCCGCTTCATCGCGTCACGGTCGGCCTTGGGCGGCTTGCCGGGATGGATGACCTGGACCCGGTTCGCGGCTACGTTGTCGACCACCCGCACGCCAGCCGACCCAGTGAACTCCGATGGCGCCTGCGCGCGGCGGCGCTCGATCAGCGTGAGGCGGTCGCGCATCCGCCGGATGTTGGCCGCGTTGTTCGTCAGCGCGTAGGAAGGGAACCCGCGACTTACCTCGGCGGGCACCGCCGGCCCGAGCGCGGCCAGCTGTTCCGCCTTCTCGTCGGCGGAGAGGTGCTTGCTGCGCACGATCTTGTTCGCCTCGCGCATGAGCACCTGCAGGCGCTCCGCTTCATCGATCTTCTGCCGAAGAAGGTCGGGCGCGTCGGGGTCGTCGGAGAGGATGGGCCCTCCGCCGTTGGTGCGGCCGAGATCCCGCTGCATGGCGGCCAGCGCCTTGGCGCTCCACTCCTGCAGTTCGTTGCCGCGTTTGCGCTCGGAGGCGTTCGCCTTCTCGTTGCGCGCGGCGGGGAAGTTGGCCGGGCCGGTGATCATGGGGGAAAGGCAGCGCCCCTTTGCGGCGAGGTGCGCGGACAGGCGCCGCAGGTATCCGCTCTTGTACCTCTCCAGCGCGGCGCGCAGGTACTCCCGCTGCTCGTCGGTGGTAGCGAGCGGCGCGAGCGTAGCGCAGACGTGCTCCATGTGCGCCACGTACCCGGCACGCTCCTGCTCCCCGCGCCGCTCAGGGCTGAGGCTGGTTCCGCCGTGGGCGGACACCGCCAAGCTGAGGGGCACGTCGTCCACGCTGAACGTGCAGAGCGAAAGGCCCGCGCTCGCGCACGGAGCGGCTTCGTTACGGACCGGCTCGTTCACAGGCCACGCTCCTTGACCGCCGCCGCCATGCGGGCGACATCACCGGAAAGGACCTGAACGACTGCGGCCTCCACGAACTCGACGCCGTTGATCTGGATGCCCTCCGGCCGACGCGACCGCCCGCGTTCCACGTACGTCACCAGGCAGAGCGCGGTGCCGCCGCCTTCGCTCACCTTCACCTCGCGCAGCTCCGCCCGTACGATCGCCCCTGCGAGGTTGGCGCTCGTGGACAACACGACGGGCGCGCTCATCGAAGCACCTGCAGGCGCGGGTACTCCGGCTCCATGCACCGGTCACGAACTACGGAGAGGGCTTCGGCTTCCGCCTCACGCTGGCGCTCACGCTCCTGGTGGAGAGCGTCAAGGGCGCCAAGCCGGTCGCCGCATCCGCACCCGTTCGGGCAGGAGAGCTTGTCGCAGTGCGCCGCATCGAGGGCTTCGAGCCGGTCCTGCTGGTCCACGAAGGCGCGAAGCTCATCCGGCGTCGGCGTGAGGAACGCACCCGCGAAGCAGCACGCGGCGTAGAGGCGGTAGGCCTTGGCGCTCAGGCCGCCCCACGCGTCCGTCGATGGCGCGATCAGCCATGCGAAGAACTCGTTGGGGTCTTCCAGCGGGGCGGGGCACAGCTGCTCCACCGTGGCGCACAGGGAGGGCGGCACCGCGGCGAGCGCGTCAAGCACGTCGTCCAGGCGGGCCGATGCGTGCTCTTCATCCGGGCAGTGGGAGAGGACGCCGAAATCCTTGCCCAGCAGGGCCAGCGACTCGAAGGCATCGGCGTAGCGCCAGGCGTCAGACTCCGGGGCGGTCGCGCGTTGAGCTACCTGCGCCCCGATCCCGACAATGGAAGTATCCGCCGTCTCCCGGTTGACGCCGCGAGTGGGTTCGGGCACTGTTCGGAGGAGGGCCATCTCAGCCCTCCCCGCCGAGGCGCGGCATGGCCGGCGCGATGAGGGAGCGGGCGGTCTGGTATTCCAGTGCCTCGGCGGGAAAGCGGACCTCCAACGTGCGCAGACGACCCATCACGTCGTCACGTACCGACGAGTGGCGGACCTGCACCGCTAGGATCGTGGCGACCTTCTGCCAATCAGGGGCGCTCATGCGGCCACCGCCACGCTGTCACGGCGCCGGGCCGCGATGTAGGAGTCAAGGTCGGCACGCTTGAAGATCAGCCGCCCATTCCCCTTCCGTGCGACGGGGATTGCCCCGGCGCTCGTGAGATTGTGGAGATAGCCGAGCGATTCCAGCCCGAGGTACTGCAGGGCCTGACGACTCGACAGGATCTCTTCCCCGTCTACCGACAGAAAGCCCCCCGAAACGTGATCCTTGCCCCCCATGTCGTCAGCCCTCATATTC
It includes:
- a CDS encoding helix-turn-helix domain-containing protein, with amino-acid sequence MGGKDHVSGGFLSVDGEEILSSRQALQYLGLESLGYLHNLTSAGAIPVARKGNGRLIFKRADLDSYIAARRRDSVAVAA